The following nucleotide sequence is from Lytechinus variegatus isolate NC3 chromosome 12, Lvar_3.0, whole genome shotgun sequence.
AATCCGGATAAAACAAAGTTCACTGTATTCCATGCATGTAATCTGTTTGGAACGGTTTTATCAGTTTATCTTGTGTCCGGACAACAGACTATAGGAGGGGATATGCCCTGAAAATACATATTCAAGTCTGGTTTCCGGCAAAAAGTCAATAAAATAACGATCTTTCGGCCGTTTTGTTGCAGACTTCAGCCAACATCAGATTTACTTCACATGCTGATTATTATAGGTAAGACTCAATCTGTTCATTATTGTTTATTCGTTAAAATGCGATCGATGTTCTAGAAGATTTGTCGTTCATCAAGGTCTGTATACTCATGGAGGTATTTTATACTTCTCGACGAACAACATTATAACTTTGccagaacaaaagaaattgtcCATTATGTAAAACAATTTTCTGCCTTGGTCAGTCTGTAGATCGGGTTGAATACAGTCAAAAATTGCTGAGCGCCAATGTAATCATGTAATTGTGAGGTAATTGTGCCAAGTGCAGGGTTTTCGAAAGAAATTAGAAATAGTCCTACGTAGAGTAGCTTGGACAGGAATTTTGCAGTGAATCTAAaacccggaggggccacttacattgacgagtggataccatgcgcgaccaaaaaaacacgtaaaaaggatgtctttttcacgattgggcacgttacgtacgtaacgtgataagggtgtcaaaaacacaaaaataatgataaaagggtatctatttcgctaggaaaattacgtgtttagggtcgaatttgcggggatgataaaacaaaattcaaatgttttataaaggatgtcctttttgccccagcaCTTCGTGTTttgagtccgatttgcgcgaggtgtagaagatggggtcgtactaaaccaaataaggtaaagccgacgaccgaaggacccgtaacaataagaCATTCATGTATTTGTTTAGGGCTTCATtttagggaatatttgccaagagtatatcgttttgtttccaatacttgttaagggtagggtttcacacgccaatacttgttaaggggtgcattttcagaatatggaaattacgtgtttagggtgcttttcgagaccccatggtcgcgcatggtatccactcgtgaatggaagtggccccccccccgggatctaAAATTAACCTAGCTTGATGTCAGTGCATCGTTAGTATAGGGCCTTTTTAAATTAATCCCAGGGTTATTTTGTGTTGGAAGCTAATTTTCCATTGTTtgctgttttgtattttttccagcAGTGCCTACTATTCCCGGAACGATCAAAGATGAATGCATCGACGATTGTGGTTGCCTTCCTGATGTTAGGCCTCCTGGTGGCGCCATCTAGAGCCTGGCCGAACTGGTGGGACCGCACAAGGGAAGCCTTCCAGGGAGCTCAGGATATGCACCGAGCTTACAAgtaagttgttgttgttgttgttattttgaataggcaaactagtcagttttgactattgttgccttataaatatgcttttcttttttttccaaaatattataatttctttgttcaaattatgtcagtttgaaaagtaaaagaaagaaaggaaagaaaagttcccaggaaattgtgcaagaccacctctcctgccctgtattagtacgttatcctgacaagcccgctcgaggtgcatttcgagggcgtctcaggagtacaaaaaattgtattccctATGTCTCTCAAACGTAAGCAGGGGGCGCTCTATCCAATACCTCGTGGAACTTGATTTAAATTCCGCAGGTGCAAATTTATGTCAAATCGATCGGAACCATATcaacattactttttttttaaagcgaaAACATTTATAGTAGAGTAAATACTGACATTTAAGGGCCATGTGATAAAGTGAAAGTGACAATAAAGGTGCACACATAGATTAATTCGGTGAAAACATCATAAAGAATTACCCccgaaaaatatgaataattataaacaCTTTGCTCAGCAAGGTATTCTGGTCACGAAAGTAATAATTTGCTAAAGTTAAGTTCTCTTTACTCTTGACTACACCCTGTTAAGATGGTTGCCATCCGggcagccaatttgaaatctatgaGTCCTTTTGAAATATCTGATTAGAGCACTTTGTGTCTTAAGTGTGAGATTCTCCACTTTACGTTCCGCATCAGGGATATTGTTAACATTTAATTCAGCAAGTAATAGGGCTCGTTGAATAATAAATTTAGGGCAAACATATAAGAAATGGTATATCGTTTCtctttcattacaaaattcaCACAATCCAGTCGTGTGTCTTCCCTTCTTAAAAAGGAAGTCATTTAAACCCAAACCTCCCAAACGTAATCTGTGGATCATTTTTTCACCTCTTTTATCTGTGCAGAGATAATCAAAGGGAGTTTTTTCGGAGACAGCtttctggtatttttttaattctgaagTTGACTTGTCCCATCTCTTCTGCCATTCCTTTCTTGGAAGAACTCTTAcaatcttttttgtttcttggatATTCAAACCATTATTAATCTCTATTTCTTGTTTTAGGGCTGACTTTGCAAAGGCAGCCGTTTCGTTTCCACTAACTCCACAGTGAGATGGAATCCActcaatgcaaattaatatacCTTTATATTTTAGACAAGTAGCGGTAATTATGATTTCTCTAACGAAATTATCCTCATTGTTTTCCTTCACCGCTTCAATAGCACTCAAAGAATCGGTAAAAATTACCACTTTATTATAAACGTTCAAATTTTCCAACCACTGCAGTGCCAAGACTATGGCGACCAATTCCGATCTATACGATGATGtaaaattttgcattctttTACTTTCGATTACCCGCATAGCAGGCACGTAAAAACAAGCAGAGGCATTGCCGTGCGCCGGGTCTCTAGAACCATCAGTGTAAATATGGAGATTCTCTTTCCAAGTTGTATTAATATACTCCACAGTTGTGttgtattgataaaaaaatgttgtcaCATTCAGTACACCGCGTGTCTCTTCGTAGATGAGACCAGAGATTCTTTTGACTCCACCTCTTCTTGCTAGACGGCGGATAGCAGGCTTCGTGATACCTTGGATGTGACATTTTTGCTATAACTCCTTTATAAATACCCAGGGAATAGTTAGTGACAATTCGCTACACTGTCAATGGGGGCGTCGTGGTTCAGTGGTTACGACTCCGTCTTTCAATCAgtgggacgtgggttcgaatcccaggcATTGTGTTTTccctcagcaagaaatttacccacattgtgctgcactcgacccaggtgaggtgaatgggtacccggtataggatttattccttgaatgcttcagCGCTTATAAATGACGGCTCAGCAACatccggggtaataatgatcaAGCGCATATGCAATTATCCCCTGCGCTATGTAAGggatatattatttttaattcctAAACTGGCGCAGTTTGAgggttgacctttgaccttcaggCATTTTTTTATATCGATTTATTCCGTTTTACTCGCATGCATTGTGATTGACGCACAGTACAAAGGCTCCTATGAGATTGTGCCGCTCTTACACATGCAGGCAAGGGGTGTAGCTacaggccgggggggggggggctgggagcACGTGCACACCCACAAATTTTGTGTGACCCTTGATCCGGGCCCTTGCATGATTGGCCCCACAAAAATGAAGGAGGCAGAAAAACAGTGTTACCTTCAAATTTAtagaaatatatagaaatagagCGTGTTGTGATGCGAGAATGCATTTCAATATAGCAGTGCATACCACAGTCGGGTTTATCGAATTTGCTCTTTTTGACGAAATCGCATCCTCTGATCCCCATAATGTGAATTGCCTAGATAGTTCATTGCTGGAAAACATATTAGTTCTGGTTTTACTTTCGTATGTATCTGATTTTTTCTTAAAACTCAACTTCAAAGCTTGTCTTCACAACCTTTTAACAGAAAAAAGATAGGTCtatcattttaaaagaaaacaagatacTAATACAATTGACAGTGTAAGAAACAGCAAAATTACtggcttgttttttttttcttttttattaacaGTGACATGCGTGAAGCCAACTGGAGGAATTCAGACAAGTACTTCCATGCACGAGGAAACTACGATGCCGCACAGCGAGGACCCGGAGGAGCTTGGGCAGCTCGCGTCATCAGGTAGGGGACTGCGAAATTACGAGTAGGCGGTTAAGTAGAGTGGGTTGTGGGCGCTCCGTCAAAAAAACTTCATTATTGCATTAACTGAAAAATGGGGACTGAACTTCGGCATTGCATTAAGACAATGCTCTCTGATCACTTTAGGCAGTGACGATAAATACCATACTATAGTCCTTAGAGATATTAGAATACAATCTATATGTGGAACAACCTCTATCTCTTGAAAGCTATATAGGACCCATCAATATTTTATAAATAGTGCATATTTTGGACTACATTTGGGTCATAATCAGTTACATCTTTCTTTGAAACCAATAATTGCATTGtggtttaaagataaatgccagttaaAATGAGTTCCCATAGAATTCAATAAATTGACCACCaattatgtgccaaaggattcttgaAGAAAGTATGTAATTATTGatgtgggcgcgtcgtggtctatagtggttctgactctcgcctttcaaacagaggttcgtgggttcgaatcctagccacggcgtgttttccttcagcaagaaatttatccacattgtgctgcactcgacccaggtgaggtgaatgggtatcgGCAGGATTAGTTCATTGAATGCACCACGCGCCTTtattagcagctggagctacagccgggggtaatatatagtgcgccactgaataggcaactagatagatCGGCGCCTTATAAATGCTATATTATTATGTGTAATTAAAAAAGTGAAGCGTGGTATTTCAAACAGTTGTCGGGtcttttccaagcaataattataatacaccGCTCCATGACTTTATCTGTCATGTTGAAAATCAATTATCCCTTCTCAGCTTATAGATGCCATGATTTCACGAAGTTCAGTTTCTGTAACTCATCTACATCTATCATGATACGACGTTGGTTTGACAGAGTCTCCTATGGAGTCagtgttaaagggatggtccgggctaaaatatttatatctaagtaaatatagtaaaattcacagagcaaaatgctgaaaatttcatcaaaattggataaaaagtaacgaaattattgaatttcataaagtctatcaatattttgtgaaaacagttatatgcatatcgtcataaatattcattaggtaggctgatgatgtcacatcccccactttcctttttcttatgaaattatgaacttttcattttttcatacatgacttgtgtgaatgatatctctccattgtgatgaaataagttgcggcaataaatgtGTAAtgtacttaatcagttgtcaatccaatagttttagtttttagaatttgttttgaataaacctaatttaatatagtaaaatacataagaacaagtggggatatgacatcatcagcccacctaatgtttattcataaagacatgtctagaactgtttcactgcaTGGaacaatgcaaatctttaaaaatcaataactttgtatgtttgttatccaattttgatcaaattttcagcatttttctctacttaaatTTTATTCTagttattgagatataaatatttccagcctggaccatccctttaactggAACGGCTTTGATTTATCTTAAGAAATTTTCATGTGtttaattaccattattttattatcataacaCAGCAATGCACGTGAAAATTATCAATCTGGCCTCAGCGGTCAAGGACCCCAGGATACTGCAGCTGATCAGGCGGCTAACCAATGGGGGCGCAGCGGTGGAGACCCCAACGTATATCGTCCAGCAGGACTCCCTGATCGATACTAACCTGCATGGCTTCAAATAAACTGAAGAAGAGTTGATACATCTGCGAGCCGACACCCCTGTACCGGCATGCAGCGATTCAAATCGCTCGTAGTTCATCGATCCTTGCTCAACTCGCAATAACTATAACTTTTGTTTAACATTAGCATACCCTACATATTTGAGATTTTCAAATACACACTCTGTTTTCGTTTGAAGGGCATCTTATTCTCTGTaatgaaggttttttttatttagttcattaaaaaaatggtcaatagctttaattaattaataacgAATCCACAAGAAAACATAATGAATGCTCGTAACGTATGTTAATTTATGTTTTGTAGAAAGCTGGTctagaatgaaattaaaataagatATATTTGTCCCCTTAATTATGCACCTGCAGTGTCATGTTGAATAGTTCGTTACATCTAAGGAGGcaaacagagagagggagaagggcAGAGGGAGATtgagagagaggagaaaaagaagaaagagtcACAGTGACAGAaaattggaaagaaaaaatgataaaaaaggagACAAAGATAGAAAATAGGAAGAGAAAGTGGgacagaagaagaaagagaaagaaggaaaaggacgATGGTTATTAAAGAAACGATGATGTCTGAACCTAAATGATTTCCGTTGGTATGCATTTTTTGAAGAACTTGTTACATGAATCAAGAAGCGCAAATGTTTGGTAAAGGTTCCTATATCACTCTCAAAACACTGAGTGaaattgggtagaaagggaacatgcatgttcgCTGGGTATTTTGTTTACCCCAGATCGGCTAAATGGATGTGTAAAGGGTGATTTTCAatgcaacattgcgtaaaatttacaaatatttggtatctttttacccaaccaacatgcatgttcccattttaaacaatatttggtaaaccttttttttagtgTATGGGCATGTTGGATGAAACTCAGGAATCGATGTATATTCTTCTATATGGAATAATAATCTGCCCAAGCTAGTGGTTTAAACAGGACTTAAATCCTAAATCATTTTTGCTATAGCTAACTAATATTACCAACCCaattatattcattatcataatattatataatgctatacacacacacccatcccACCCACGCACATACGCACATTTGACAATCAGGGACTTACTATACCGTGTGTCTCAAAAAAAcgtaacacttttgaaatgatactaaataggttcattattgcggattgaaataatcgctagagggtattcatttgtctcgcaatctactatggtcaacaaggaaattcgtgatcactctcgcaaaaagtgttcactggctttctaggaaattcgtgatcactctcgcaaaaagtgttcactagcttacaagttcacgagctttcgagtgccactgcaactctttatcaagtgacacggattgtccgatatcgtactgtatttatactaacctccaagaccgtacgcacaaacgcgagaacaataggtgggcactgatccgttgtg
It contains:
- the LOC121425622 gene encoding serum amyloid A-5 protein-like is translated as MNASTIVVAFLMLGLLVAPSRAWPNWWDRTREAFQGAQDMHRAYNDMREANWRNSDKYFHARGNYDAAQRGPGGAWAARVISNARENYQSGLSGQGPQDTAADQAANQWGRSGGDPNVYRPAGLPDRY